The proteins below come from a single Candidatus Zixiibacteriota bacterium genomic window:
- a CDS encoding hydroxymethylglutaryl-CoA reductase, degradative, which yields MKTKKNNIVENGKRLTIKSVITSRIPGFYRLPVEQRLAYISRCFNLTDKEVAELRNGDALRVEHAVNLVENAIGVFGVPLGLGLNFFIDEREHIIPMAIEEASIIAAASRAALIIRSGGGFHTKVDDPIMIGQVQVINVHNHEKAKELLLSRKQEIIDVANLYHPRMVARGGGVKDIEVRIIEDDKDGDSMMVVHLLCDVKEAMGANVVSAACEAAGPLIEEITGGKVNLRILSNLADRRIARAWFNLPYEYLAMKKLSGEQVAKFIVEANRMAKIDPYRAATHNKGIFNGICSAGLALGQDWRAIEAGGHAYAARDGQYRGLTEYTIDGNCLKGRIELPLQVGWVGGAVKSHPGIKPLQKISGIENSRQLAGVLAAVGLGQNFAALHAMCTEGIQKGHMALHARSVALSVGVPADEVEKVVDEMIRRGEVKVAAAEEIYHEMQNIPKNKPENENLPVEAFASGKIVLFGEHATVYGYPGITAAIDVGLKVKISRDPDGPRFLKPHYKQVFPVSSSDLDIRRFSKAVELALATYNLQNEPIAIEVESDLAPGMGLGSSATFSAALCKALSRYKGEEPPPQFDIDLFEKVQKLESIFHGHPSGIDAATVLSKGVLWFRKGPPREILPIRMPQLMTGIVCLVESGGSTIELVERVKIKRRKHTKYIDNILEQIGSLTVDAGIAIGTGDSKELGRLMFRNHELLAKLGVSTPALDEAVELLLDYGVLGAKLTGSGGGGAVISLVEPHTQYDLLDKLSKEFAKVFPFNLGIPA from the coding sequence TTGAAAACAAAGAAGAATAATATTGTAGAGAACGGCAAACGTTTAACTATCAAAAGCGTCATTACCTCGCGCATACCGGGTTTTTACCGTTTGCCTGTCGAGCAAAGATTAGCGTATATATCGCGCTGCTTTAATTTGACAGACAAAGAGGTTGCCGAACTTCGTAATGGCGATGCGCTTCGAGTTGAACATGCGGTTAATCTCGTAGAAAATGCCATTGGCGTATTCGGAGTTCCGCTTGGGTTGGGTCTGAATTTCTTCATTGATGAACGCGAACATATCATACCGATGGCTATTGAGGAAGCCTCGATAATTGCCGCCGCCTCCAGAGCGGCGTTGATAATTCGTTCCGGCGGCGGGTTTCATACCAAAGTTGACGACCCAATTATGATTGGCCAAGTGCAGGTTATTAATGTACACAATCATGAAAAAGCAAAAGAGCTTCTCTTATCAAGAAAACAGGAAATAATAGATGTTGCCAATCTATATCATCCAAGGATGGTTGCCCGCGGCGGCGGCGTAAAGGATATTGAAGTACGCATCATTGAGGATGATAAAGACGGCGATTCTATGATGGTTGTTCATCTTCTTTGCGATGTTAAAGAAGCGATGGGCGCCAATGTGGTCAGCGCAGCATGTGAAGCGGCCGGGCCTCTTATCGAGGAGATTACCGGAGGCAAAGTCAATTTGAGAATCCTATCCAATCTGGCTGATAGACGTATTGCCCGAGCCTGGTTTAACCTGCCGTATGAATATCTGGCAATGAAAAAACTAAGCGGTGAACAGGTCGCAAAGTTTATTGTTGAAGCCAACCGTATGGCGAAAATCGATCCCTATAGAGCGGCCACTCATAATAAAGGCATCTTCAACGGCATCTGCTCCGCTGGTTTGGCTTTAGGGCAGGATTGGCGAGCTATTGAGGCAGGCGGGCACGCTTACGCCGCCAGGGATGGACAATATCGCGGCTTGACTGAATATACAATCGACGGCAACTGCCTTAAGGGCCGGATTGAATTGCCGCTTCAGGTTGGCTGGGTTGGCGGAGCTGTAAAATCGCACCCCGGTATAAAACCCCTGCAAAAAATAAGCGGCATCGAAAACTCCCGTCAATTAGCAGGTGTGTTAGCCGCTGTCGGATTAGGACAAAATTTCGCCGCCTTGCATGCTATGTGCACCGAAGGCATTCAAAAAGGCCACATGGCTTTGCATGCCAGAAGTGTTGCCTTAAGCGTCGGTGTTCCTGCCGATGAGGTCGAAAAGGTAGTAGATGAAATGATTCGACGAGGAGAAGTAAAAGTTGCCGCCGCTGAGGAAATATATCACGAAATGCAAAATATACCTAAAAATAAACCCGAAAATGAAAATCTTCCGGTAGAAGCGTTCGCTTCCGGCAAAATTGTTCTATTTGGCGAACATGCCACTGTTTACGGCTATCCCGGAATAACTGCGGCTATTGATGTCGGCTTAAAAGTCAAAATCAGCCGCGACCCGGATGGTCCCCGTTTCTTAAAACCGCATTATAAGCAGGTATTCCCGGTTTCAAGTTCCGATCTTGATATACGCCGCTTTTCAAAAGCTGTCGAATTAGCCTTAGCAACGTACAACCTGCAGAACGAACCGATTGCGATTGAGGTCGAATCCGACTTAGCGCCGGGAATGGGACTTGGTTCATCGGCTACATTCTCTGCCGCCTTATGTAAAGCGCTTAGCAGGTATAAAGGCGAAGAGCCGCCGCCTCAATTCGACATCGACCTGTTTGAGAAAGTCCAAAAGCTTGAATCGATATTCCATGGTCACCCCAGCGGCATAGATGCGGCTACCGTTTTATCTAAGGGTGTCCTCTGGTTCCGCAAGGGGCCGCCGCGCGAGATACTGCCAATAAGAATGCCCCAACTGATGACGGGTATTGTCTGTTTGGTCGAATCGGGCGGTTCCACTATCGAGCTTGTTGAACGTGTTAAAATAAAACGCCGCAAACATACAAAATATATCGACAATATCCTCGAACAAATCGGCAGCCTCACGGTTGATGCCGGAATTGCTATTGGCACCGGCGACAGCAAAGAACTTGGCAGATTGATGTTCCGCAATCATGAACTGTTAGCCAAACTGGGCGTCTCTACTCCGGCATTAGATGAGGCAGTTGAATTGCTGCTCGATTATGGGGTACTGGGCGCAAAACTGACCGGCAGCGGCGGCGGCGGTGCGGTCATCTCTTTAGTTGAACCACACACTCAGTATGATTTATTAGATAAGCTTTCTAAAGAGTTCGCTAAGGTGTTTCCTTTTAATTTGGGTATTCCGGCATGA
- a CDS encoding PAS domain S-box protein — MNDESKTKKELIKELVKSRRRISELEKSETSHKQMKKTLHEASGCLEKIFNYANVPIIVWNTSFEIIQFNHAFEHLTGYDAVDVIGKKLHILIPESTRESTLNKIKRTSDGEYWEVVEIPILRKDGDIKIIIWNSANIFAEDGTTIISTIAQGIDITERKQTEIKLQESEEKFYGLSLNALDAIIMMGPQGKITFWNKASENMFGYSSDEVIGKGLHAIIVPEKYREKYVKAFPLFEKTGQGAAIGKTLELTALRKDESEFPVELSVWAIQLQGNWNAVGIIRDITKRKQAEEALLESERKYKDLIENANIGILVDDTTGKFIYFNEKFAKLFGYSIEEMKNQTFNSLVHPDCLKENLAKHQVRYSQKYLKSHYEFKGIKKDKSILYIEADVVALMDRDSIRGWRTYIKDITERKQTENLINVQRDLAIAIGAAHNLDEGLRFCIEAALKISRMDCGGVYLFDNTSSALDLAFHIGLPPDFVRSASHYDADSASAQLVKAGKPIYKRHQELGIQLDKIKIQEQLRAIAIIPIHHNNQVIGCLNIASHTFNEVPVFAHSTLEIITAQIGSAIARLKTEKALRESERKHKAIFENANDAIFLISEDMFIDCNVKTEEIFGCSREDILQLKPHEFSPPYQPDGSESKEKSLKNINMALSGKPQFFEWKHKKLDGTLFDAEVSLNCVEIDGKVILQAIVRDVSDRKKAEAALWESERRYQELFNSVMEGIGIVDENEIIEFCNPAFAEIFDEDSTYDILDKCLLDYFPDSQKGIIVSETEKRKKGETSQYELEAISAKGKRKNIFVSITPRFDENKIYKGYFGSVLDITETKRLQELASQAQRLETAGRIAGQVAHDFNNLLGPMIAYPDMIKEHLPENHFSYKYLEDIEKAAEIMADINQQLLTLSRRGHYNLEILNLNNIITQVVDQMQLVPSTLHIEAILDENLMNIKGGSSQILRVISNLVNNARDAMQDNGFLSIITENFYIDRSSEKYGLVVKGEYAKITITDTGCGISKEALSKIYDPFFSTKIADKKRGSGLGLSVVHAVMEDHNGYIDIQTKIGLGTSFYLYFPITRKSLETAEPGEIVGGAESILVVDDDTLQREVALSLLESLGYKVTAADSGASALELLKNNPHDLLIIDMIMPGGLDGVETYQKVLEFNPSQKAIVVSGFAETDRVDKVLELGAGGFIRKPLTMKSIAQAIRQELDKASVQDIL; from the coding sequence ATGAATGACGAAAGTAAAACAAAAAAAGAGCTTATAAAAGAACTGGTAAAGTCACGGCGGCGAATCTCTGAGCTGGAAAAATCAGAAACCAGTCATAAGCAGATGAAGAAAACGCTTCATGAGGCAAGCGGCTGCCTGGAAAAGATTTTCAACTATGCCAACGTGCCTATCATCGTTTGGAATACATCATTTGAGATTATTCAGTTCAATCATGCTTTTGAACATCTAACGGGCTATGATGCTGTTGATGTTATCGGTAAGAAATTGCATATACTAATCCCTGAGTCAACCCGTGAGAGTACATTAAACAAAATCAAGCGTACCTCAGATGGTGAATATTGGGAAGTAGTTGAAATCCCAATCCTGCGCAAAGATGGTGATATCAAGATTATCATTTGGAATTCAGCTAATATCTTCGCAGAGGACGGAACCACTATTATATCCACGATTGCCCAGGGAATTGATATTACGGAACGCAAGCAGACTGAAATAAAACTTCAGGAAAGCGAAGAAAAATTTTACGGTCTTAGCTTAAATGCTTTGGATGCAATAATAATGATGGGACCGCAGGGCAAAATTACTTTCTGGAATAAGGCATCAGAAAATATGTTTGGCTATTCCAGCGATGAGGTAATAGGAAAAGGACTTCATGCTATTATTGTGCCAGAAAAATACCGCGAGAAATATGTCAAAGCATTTCCTTTATTCGAGAAAACCGGCCAAGGCGCAGCCATCGGAAAAACATTAGAGCTAACAGCATTAAGAAAAGATGAAAGCGAATTTCCTGTCGAATTATCGGTTTGGGCTATACAATTACAGGGAAATTGGAATGCTGTAGGTATTATACGCGATATTACTAAACGCAAGCAGGCTGAGGAAGCGCTGCTTGAATCTGAGAGGAAGTATAAAGACCTGATAGAAAATGCCAATATTGGCATTCTTGTTGACGATACTACGGGTAAATTTATTTATTTTAATGAGAAATTTGCAAAACTCTTCGGGTACTCAATTGAGGAGATGAAAAATCAAACCTTTAATTCACTTGTGCATCCGGATTGCCTTAAAGAGAACTTAGCAAAACATCAAGTCCGCTACAGTCAAAAATACTTAAAATCACATTATGAGTTTAAGGGCATTAAGAAAGATAAATCAATATTGTATATTGAAGCGGATGTAGTTGCATTGATGGATAGGGATAGCATCAGGGGCTGGCGAACTTATATTAAAGATATTACCGAGCGCAAGCAGACGGAGAATCTAATAAATGTCCAGCGAGACTTAGCTATAGCAATCGGCGCCGCACATAACCTTGATGAAGGGCTTCGTTTTTGTATTGAAGCAGCGCTCAAAATCTCAAGGATGGATTGCGGCGGAGTTTACCTTTTTGATAATACTTCCAGCGCTTTAGATTTAGCATTCCATATAGGACTGCCCCCTGATTTTGTTAGGAGCGCCTCACACTACGATGCGGACTCAGCTAGTGCGCAGCTTGTAAAAGCGGGCAAGCCAATTTATAAGCGTCATCAAGAGTTGGGCATACAATTAGATAAGATTAAAATACAAGAACAATTGCGCGCTATTGCTATTATTCCTATACATCACAATAATCAAGTAATTGGTTGTCTCAATATCGCCTCTCATACATTTAATGAAGTGCCAGTTTTCGCTCACAGTACGCTCGAAATAATAACCGCCCAGATTGGCAGCGCAATTGCCAGGTTAAAAACAGAGAAAGCGCTAAGGGAAAGTGAAAGAAAGCACAAAGCAATTTTTGAGAATGCCAATGATGCGATATTCCTTATAAGCGAAGATATGTTTATCGACTGTAATGTAAAGACAGAAGAGATATTCGGCTGCAGTCGTGAGGATATCCTACAGCTAAAACCGCATGAATTTTCTCCGCCATATCAGCCGGATGGAAGCGAATCGAAAGAGAAGTCGTTAAAAAACATCAATATGGCGTTGTCCGGCAAACCTCAATTTTTTGAATGGAAACATAAAAAACTCGATGGCACTTTGTTTGATGCGGAAGTGAGTCTAAACTGTGTTGAAATCGACGGCAAGGTAATACTTCAAGCTATTGTCCGCGATGTCAGCGACCGTAAAAAAGCAGAAGCAGCGCTTTGGGAATCGGAAAGACGCTACCAGGAGTTGTTTAATTCCGTGATGGAAGGCATTGGCATAGTGGATGAAAATGAAATTATTGAATTCTGCAACCCCGCTTTTGCGGAGATATTCGATGAAGATTCAACATATGATATATTAGACAAATGCCTTCTTGATTATTTCCCCGACAGTCAAAAAGGAATTATAGTTTCAGAAACTGAAAAAAGAAAGAAGGGGGAAACCTCCCAGTATGAACTAGAAGCAATTTCCGCCAAAGGAAAAAGGAAAAACATTTTTGTTTCTATTACACCGAGATTTGATGAGAATAAAATCTATAAAGGATATTTTGGTTCCGTATTAGATATTACGGAAACAAAACGCCTGCAGGAACTCGCCTCTCAGGCGCAGCGTTTGGAAACAGCGGGCAGAATCGCCGGCCAGGTTGCTCATGATTTTAATAATCTCTTAGGACCAATGATAGCCTACCCGGACATGATAAAAGAACATTTACCGGAGAATCACTTTTCTTATAAATATCTTGAAGATATTGAAAAAGCGGCGGAAATAATGGCTGATATTAACCAGCAACTGCTTACCTTGAGCAGGCGAGGACACTACAATTTAGAAATATTGAATCTAAATAATATTATTACTCAAGTCGTTGATCAGATGCAGTTGGTACCAAGCACGCTTCATATTGAAGCCATATTGGATGAAAACTTAATGAATATCAAAGGCGGGTCTTCGCAGATACTGCGCGTGATTTCAAACTTAGTAAACAACGCCCGGGATGCGATGCAGGATAATGGATTTCTATCAATAATAACTGAAAACTTCTATATTGACAGGTCTTCGGAAAAGTATGGACTTGTTGTAAAAGGAGAATACGCCAAGATTACCATTACTGATACGGGCTGCGGAATTTCCAAAGAGGCTCTATCGAAAATATACGATCCTTTTTTCTCAACTAAAATCGCCGATAAGAAAAGAGGTTCGGGTTTAGGTTTAAGTGTTGTGCATGCTGTTATGGAAGACCATAACGGTTATATTGATATTCAAACGAAAATCGGACTGGGGACTTCATTCTATCTATATTTCCCGATTACGAGAAAATCACTTGAGACAGCGGAACCAGGTGAAATCGTCGGCGGCGCTGAAAGCATCCTTGTTGTGGATGATGATACTTTACAGAGAGAAGTTGCGCTTAGTTTGTTGGAAAGCCTTGGCTATAAAGTAACTGCCGCTGATAGCGGCGCAAGCGCTTTAGAATTATTGAAGAATAATCCTCATGATTTACTGATAATAGACATGATTATGCCCGGCGGCTTAGATGGGGTCGAAACATATCAAAAAGTGCTCGAATTCAATCCATCACAGAAAGCAATTGTTGTTTCCGGATTTGCAGAAACAGACCGAGTTGATAAGGTTTTAGAATTAGGAGCGGGGGGATTTATTAGAAAACCGCTGACAATGAAATCAATTGCTCAAGCAATCAGGCAAGAACTGGATAAAGCGTCCGTGCAGGATATTCTCTGA
- a CDS encoding response regulator has translation MPDKLLQCTRSHQTVLDLLPLGALIIQRDFTVLYWNAVLEKWTGIPKEEILKTCLTDRYPNLNKANIHNRIINTFENNVPTFFSSFFSRYFFPISLSGSVKDELMIQKTQILPIYLPGYNETLALIIIEDETRITHKLSELRKEKQLLIKTQNEMQSNLKSLDESRVATLNMMEDIEESRQQLELFNASLQNEISKRIKAEEQLKMYASDLQEAKDVQEQNASRLVQLVNELEVAKDKAEDATRAKGEFLANMSHEIRTPMNGIIGMTELCLDTQLDEEQREYLDMVKSSANQLLGIINDILDFSKIESGKLELEMVNFNLREIIEQSIEMLAIRAHEKGIELISFIDPLVPNSIIGDPVRLNQIIINLIGNAIKFTQEGDIVLRVELEGDIQSSKFHFSISDTGIGIPKERQAAIFESFTQADGSTTRNYGGTGLGITISKQLIEMMGGKIWLESPVNKTEVGGPGSAFHFSIHFETQIIQEPLTVFDQTQLTGKKALVVDDNFANRHLFGALLENWNLKPSFAENGQKALKALAAANDSNDSYDLVLLDVMMPDMSGFEVAEKIQSSGWLDKTSVIMLSSAHRLGEREHSQKLGASAFLYKPIKQSALYNTIIETFNRDLASASDAIIYEKAGKKAEEALQYQSIKAGEKLNILLAEDNKTNQILAIKLLAKHGYNATAVDNGQLAIEKLAKYNYDLILMDVQMPVMGGFEAAGIIREQEKATGKHIPIIAMTAHVMQGDREMCLEAGMDEYISKPINPKKLYTLLDNISKDKRQKMPTDLPKQSEKQTDKTAAFEISEVLNHVDNDIELLKEIIEVFSESYPELMTQIETAIKTENSKDLHEAAHSLKGMVGNFGAKAVFDIALNLEMMGKNNIMEKAEETFTKLQSEIVQLEEELLNQAETVVS, from the coding sequence TTGCCTGATAAATTATTGCAATGCACGCGGTCTCATCAAACGGTTTTGGATTTACTGCCATTAGGAGCGCTTATCATCCAGCGCGATTTTACAGTGCTTTATTGGAATGCTGTTTTGGAGAAGTGGACAGGTATCCCCAAGGAGGAAATATTAAAAACATGTCTCACCGACCGTTATCCTAATCTGAATAAAGCAAATATTCATAATAGGATTATTAACACTTTTGAAAACAACGTTCCAACTTTCTTTTCTTCTTTTTTCAGCCGGTATTTTTTTCCTATCAGCTTATCAGGGTCGGTAAAAGATGAACTGATGATTCAGAAGACGCAAATCCTGCCAATCTACCTGCCGGGGTATAACGAGACTCTTGCTCTTATTATTATTGAGGATGAAACTCGAATTACCCACAAGCTTTCCGAGTTAAGGAAAGAGAAACAGCTGCTTATAAAAACGCAGAATGAAATGCAAAGTAATTTAAAGTCGCTCGATGAAAGCCGCGTAGCAACATTAAACATGATGGAGGATATAGAAGAATCGCGGCAACAGTTAGAGTTGTTCAATGCCAGCCTTCAAAATGAAATCAGTAAGCGTATAAAGGCAGAGGAACAGCTTAAAATGTATGCCTCCGACCTGCAAGAGGCGAAAGATGTTCAGGAACAAAATGCTTCCCGGCTTGTTCAGCTTGTTAACGAACTGGAAGTCGCCAAGGATAAAGCGGAGGATGCTACCCGCGCCAAGGGCGAATTCTTAGCCAATATGAGCCATGAAATCCGCACACCGATGAATGGCATTATCGGGATGACGGAGTTATGTTTAGATACTCAATTAGACGAAGAACAGCGCGAATATCTTGATATGGTTAAATCTTCTGCTAATCAACTTTTAGGCATCATTAATGATATACTCGATTTTTCCAAGATTGAATCGGGTAAATTAGAGTTGGAAATGGTTAATTTCAACCTTCGTGAGATAATAGAGCAATCGATAGAAATGCTGGCAATCCGCGCTCATGAGAAGGGGATTGAATTAATATCATTTATTGACCCGTTAGTTCCCAACAGCATTATTGGAGACCCTGTACGTTTGAATCAGATTATAATAAACTTAATCGGCAATGCTATTAAATTTACACAAGAGGGTGATATTGTACTTCGGGTAGAGCTTGAAGGCGACATCCAATCATCAAAATTCCACTTCAGCATCTCTGATACCGGAATCGGCATTCCAAAGGAAAGACAGGCGGCGATTTTTGAAAGTTTTACCCAGGCGGATGGGTCAACTACCCGCAATTATGGCGGTACCGGGCTGGGGATTACAATTTCCAAGCAGTTGATTGAAATGATGGGAGGCAAAATCTGGTTGGAAAGTCCTGTTAATAAAACAGAAGTTGGCGGTCCGGGCAGCGCGTTTCATTTCTCCATTCATTTTGAAACGCAAATAATTCAAGAGCCGCTGACAGTTTTTGACCAAACTCAATTGACAGGGAAAAAGGCATTAGTGGTTGATGATAATTTTGCCAACCGGCATCTATTCGGAGCGCTTCTTGAGAATTGGAACCTGAAGCCATCATTTGCAGAAAACGGGCAAAAGGCTTTAAAAGCTTTGGCAGCGGCGAATGATAGTAATGATTCCTACGACCTTGTTCTTCTGGATGTGATGATGCCGGATATGAGTGGCTTTGAGGTTGCTGAGAAGATACAATCCAGCGGGTGGCTTGATAAGACATCGGTAATAATGCTTAGCTCCGCTCATCGGTTGGGCGAAAGGGAGCATTCTCAAAAATTAGGCGCATCTGCATTTCTATATAAACCGATTAAACAATCAGCGCTTTATAATACAATTATTGAAACATTTAACCGCGATTTAGCATCGGCAAGTGATGCCATCATCTATGAGAAAGCCGGTAAGAAAGCAGAGGAAGCTTTGCAATATCAGAGTATAAAAGCCGGGGAAAAGCTTAATATTCTTTTAGCTGAGGACAATAAGACTAATCAAATACTGGCAATTAAATTGCTTGCCAAGCATGGTTATAATGCAACGGCTGTTGACAATGGACAGCTTGCTATTGAGAAGCTTGCAAAATATAATTACGACTTGATTTTGATGGATGTTCAGATGCCGGTAATGGGAGGCTTTGAGGCTGCAGGGATAATTCGCGAACAGGAGAAGGCAACGGGAAAACATATTCCCATAATAGCCATGACCGCGCATGTTATGCAGGGCGACCGTGAAATGTGTCTTGAAGCGGGAATGGATGAATATATCAGCAAGCCGATTAATCCTAAAAAATTGTATACATTATTGGACAACATAAGCAAGGATAAAAGACAAAAAATGCCAACCGATTTGCCTAAGCAATCAGAGAAGCAGACTGACAAGACAGCGGCATTTGAAATATCTGAGGTTTTGAATCATGTTGACAACGATATTGAACTTTTGAAAGAAATTATCGAGGTGTTTTCTGAAAGCTATCCCGAACTGATGACCCAAATAGAAACAGCAATCAAAACGGAAAACAGCAAGGATTTGCACGAAGCCGCACATAGCCTTAAAGGCATGGTCGGTAATTTTGGCGCCAAAGCGGTTTTTGATATTGCCCTAAACCTCGAAATGATGGGTAAGAATAATATAATGGAAAAAGCAGAAGAAACATTCACAAAACTGCAATCTGAAATAGTACAGCTTGAAGAGGAGCTGTTGAACCAAGCAGAGACGGTAGTATCATGA
- the mvaD gene encoding diphosphomevalonate decarboxylase, producing the protein MIRRVAARAYANIALVKYWGKIPGLKNTPATPSISMTLKALKTDTIIERIDSDKDKIFLNGIPADEHSTKRIITYLNLWRNNKLIKGKFSISSANNFPTKAGLASSSSGFAALAVGLSGFANRKINRPKLSRLARLGSGSAARSVPGGLAALPLNADPAAKQLLPPDNIPWGMVVAVVEADKKKIGSGKGMEICRKNSPYYKSWLKQAAADYKNMLSAIRNLNFTKAGEIAEYNALAMHACMIAARPSLIYWSPATFKIIQFVRRWRDNGFETYATIDAGPHVIVFGKKEDLPKISRRLRQIEGVKSVIKSNAGDNAKIIKCS; encoded by the coding sequence ATGATAAGACGGGTAGCTGCCCGTGCCTATGCAAACATCGCCCTGGTTAAATACTGGGGCAAAATACCAGGTTTGAAAAATACGCCGGCCACGCCCTCTATATCGATGACACTAAAAGCTCTCAAGACCGATACAATAATCGAACGGATTGATTCTGATAAAGATAAAATCTTCTTAAACGGTATTCCTGCCGATGAACACTCAACGAAAAGAATAATCACTTACCTCAACTTGTGGCGTAATAATAAGCTTATTAAGGGCAAGTTCTCAATATCATCAGCGAATAATTTTCCTACCAAAGCCGGATTAGCCTCAAGCTCATCCGGATTTGCCGCGCTGGCAGTTGGCCTAAGCGGATTTGCCAATCGTAAAATAAACCGTCCAAAACTGTCCCGGCTTGCTCGCTTGGGAAGCGGCTCGGCAGCGCGTTCGGTACCCGGCGGATTAGCGGCTTTGCCATTAAATGCCGATCCTGCCGCTAAACAATTACTGCCTCCCGATAATATCCCATGGGGAATGGTTGTCGCGGTAGTTGAGGCTGACAAAAAGAAAATCGGCTCGGGAAAAGGCATGGAAATTTGCCGTAAAAATAGCCCCTATTATAAGTCATGGCTAAAACAAGCGGCGGCAGATTATAAAAATATGCTTTCGGCTATACGAAATCTTAATTTCACCAAAGCAGGCGAGATTGCCGAGTATAACGCTCTGGCTATGCATGCCTGTATGATAGCTGCCAGGCCATCGCTGATATATTGGAGTCCCGCAACGTTTAAAATCATTCAGTTTGTCCGTAGATGGCGCGATAATGGCTTTGAGACTTATGCCACCATAGATGCCGGACCGCATGTGATAGTATTTGGCAAAAAGGAAGACCTGCCGAAAATATCACGTCGATTAAGACAAATCGAGGGCGTTAAATCGGTCATTAAAAGCAATGCCGGCGATAATGCGAAAATAATCAAGTGCAGTTAA
- a CDS encoding prepilin-type N-terminal cleavage/methylation domain-containing protein: MEKTERGFTLIELMIVVAIIGILATLAIPRFMRAAAKSKQTEAKGVLKQVYTMQRAYFVENETYCLNGVTASAAAQNAFGLIAIELISTSRYSFAMTAGANTFSCVATANLDDDPANDVWQIDETGILTCTTDDSIN, translated from the coding sequence ATGGAAAAAACAGAGCGCGGCTTTACTCTGATTGAATTAATGATAGTAGTTGCTATCATAGGCATACTGGCGACCTTAGCCATTCCTCGTTTTATGAGAGCGGCAGCCAAATCAAAACAAACAGAGGCGAAAGGTGTTCTCAAGCAAGTATATACTATGCAAAGAGCCTATTTCGTTGAAAATGAAACATATTGCCTGAATGGCGTAACGGCAAGTGCGGCAGCCCAGAATGCTTTTGGTCTTATTGCAATAGAATTAATCTCTACTTCCCGTTATTCCTTTGCAATGACTGCCGGGGCTAATACTTTCTCTTGCGTGGCTACCGCTAACCTCGACGATGACCCTGCCAATGATGTCTGGCAAATCGATGAAACCGGAATTCTAACTTGCACTACGGACGATTCGATCAATTAA
- a CDS encoding prepilin-type N-terminal cleavage/methylation domain-containing protein has product MFSKFHKSKKGFTLIELMIVVVIIGILAALAIPRFMRSTTKAKQSEAKQLLKQIYTMQRAYRQENDVYTLNGVTASAVAPATFAAIGVDVGASARYSYAMVAAANTFTCTATANLDDDVSVDTWTIDETGTLTCTIDDSVL; this is encoded by the coding sequence ATGTTTAGTAAGTTCCACAAAAGCAAAAAAGGCTTCACATTAATCGAATTGATGATTGTGGTCGTTATTATCGGTATCTTAGCCGCTCTGGCGATACCCCGTTTTATGCGTTCGACAACAAAGGCTAAGCAGTCTGAAGCCAAACAGCTTTTAAAACAGATTTATACAATGCAGAGAGCCTACCGTCAGGAAAACGATGTTTACACATTGAACGGCGTAACCGCTAGCGCCGTTGCCCCTGCCACATTTGCCGCCATAGGCGTGGATGTTGGAGCCAGCGCGCGTTATAGTTATGCTATGGTCGCCGCCGCCAACACTTTTACATGTACTGCTACTGCCAACCTTGATGATGATGTCTCAGTCGATACTTGGACTATTGATGAGACAGGAACTCTAACCTGCACTATTGACGACTCGGTATTATAG